A genomic segment from Bradyrhizobium sp. CB1015 encodes:
- a CDS encoding terminase large subunit codes for MKTRSPSKDTYPHWIYDNSPIPDPLGCGERAVTFLRRLKHPKSTLPRKQFQLDPWQERVVRAIYGPRNADGSRIVSTAIILVGRGNRKTSLSSALALLHTIGPERMSGGEVIFAASDRSQAGIAFKEARGIVQADPKHLAPVTKIYDAFNSAKKIAYPREGTELEVISADAPSKEGRTPSFVLADELHVWRGTDLWKVLTNGLDKIDNSLLVVATTAGRGQDGVAHEVIERARKIARGEIVDPTWLPVLFESPADVDYTSEDAWRRVNPGSAHGYPSIAGFRRHVARAKDSLTERDSLLQYKLNVWLDHSTSPFVDMATYDKGAAPVDYEALRGAPCWVGVDMSKTTDLSAVVACFRDGDTYTVLPHFFCPEADIRKRGDLDGVNYASWAKDSFITATPGNVIDNAAVADYIRSLAERFQVQEIGFDVAFAQGVMAPLVDEGYPVVTIRQGWVTQSPALNVLERAIISGNFRHSGHPVLRWNFANVAIHKDANDNRIIHKSKSTDRIDGAAATWMAVSRAAAGESNRSLYDLPNAVELLSW; via the coding sequence ATGAAAACCCGCTCGCCCTCTAAGGATACCTATCCGCACTGGATTTACGACAACTCGCCCATTCCAGACCCACTCGGTTGCGGCGAGCGCGCTGTCACGTTCCTCCGGCGCCTAAAGCATCCCAAGTCGACGCTCCCTCGAAAGCAGTTTCAGCTTGACCCATGGCAGGAACGAGTTGTGCGGGCGATCTATGGGCCCCGCAATGCAGACGGCTCGCGCATCGTATCTACAGCGATCATCCTGGTGGGACGCGGGAACAGGAAAACGTCTCTGTCCAGCGCATTAGCCCTTCTCCACACCATCGGGCCGGAGCGTATGTCCGGCGGCGAAGTGATCTTTGCCGCCAGCGACCGCAGTCAGGCTGGCATCGCGTTCAAAGAAGCTCGCGGCATTGTGCAGGCGGACCCCAAGCACCTAGCACCGGTCACCAAGATCTACGACGCCTTCAACAGCGCCAAAAAGATCGCGTATCCCCGCGAGGGGACCGAGCTGGAAGTCATTTCTGCAGACGCGCCGTCTAAGGAGGGCCGCACGCCTTCGTTCGTTCTCGCCGACGAACTGCACGTTTGGCGCGGAACTGATCTTTGGAAAGTTCTGACCAACGGCCTGGACAAGATCGACAACAGCTTGCTTGTCGTCGCGACGACCGCCGGTCGCGGGCAGGACGGCGTCGCTCATGAGGTAATCGAGCGCGCCCGCAAGATCGCCCGGGGCGAGATCGTCGACCCCACATGGCTGCCGGTGCTGTTCGAGTCGCCGGCCGATGTTGACTATACCAGCGAGGACGCATGGCGCCGCGTCAATCCCGGCAGCGCCCACGGGTATCCCTCGATCGCAGGCTTTCGTCGGCATGTCGCGCGGGCCAAAGATAGTCTGACCGAGCGCGACAGCCTGTTGCAATACAAACTCAATGTCTGGCTCGATCACTCGACTAGCCCGTTTGTCGACATGGCGACCTATGACAAGGGTGCGGCACCGGTCGACTATGAGGCCTTGCGCGGCGCGCCATGCTGGGTTGGCGTCGACATGAGCAAGACGACCGACCTTTCAGCCGTCGTCGCATGCTTCCGGGACGGCGACACCTACACTGTGTTGCCGCACTTCTTTTGTCCTGAGGCCGATATCCGCAAGCGCGGCGACCTGGACGGTGTGAACTACGCCTCCTGGGCCAAAGACAGTTTCATTACGGCCACGCCCGGAAACGTCATCGATAACGCCGCGGTCGCGGATTACATCCGGTCGCTCGCGGAACGTTTCCAGGTCCAAGAGATCGGCTTTGACGTGGCGTTTGCTCAGGGCGTCATGGCGCCACTGGTCGACGAAGGCTACCCGGTCGTGACGATCCGCCAAGGCTGGGTGACGCAATCGCCGGCCCTGAACGTCCTGGAGCGCGCGATAATCAGCGGCAACTTTAGACATTCCGGCCATCCCGTGTTGCGGTGGAATTTCGCCAACGTCGCCATCCACAAAGACGCGAACGACAACCGGATCATTCACAAGAGCAAGTCGACCGATCGCATTGACGGCGCGGCGGCAACTTGGATGGCAGTTTCGCGCGCCGCAGCCGGCGAGAGCAATCGATCGCTCTATGACCTGCCCAACGCCGTTGAACTCCTTTCGTGGTGA
- a CDS encoding gene transfer agent family protein: MIDTTGREITWAGGTHTFDLGHPWVRRVMSYRGPAPAAALARFEASNYSPADVERLIELGLIGGGMPEREVETLLDAHVRGKPLGPNVMLASAVLSALFVGADNG; this comes from the coding sequence ATGATTGACACCACCGGCCGCGAGATCACATGGGCGGGCGGCACCCATACCTTTGATCTGGGGCATCCCTGGGTTCGCCGCGTCATGAGCTATCGCGGCCCGGCGCCTGCCGCCGCTTTGGCGCGCTTTGAGGCCAGTAACTACAGCCCCGCGGACGTAGAGCGCCTGATCGAGCTGGGGCTGATTGGCGGCGGCATGCCCGAGCGCGAGGTTGAGACGTTGCTTGATGCGCATGTTCGCGGAAAGCCTCTTGGGCCGAACGTCATGCTCGCGAGCGCCGTTCTGTCCGCGCTGTTTGTGGGTGCCGACAATGGCTAG